A single Harpia harpyja isolate bHarHar1 chromosome 6, bHarHar1 primary haplotype, whole genome shotgun sequence DNA region contains:
- the LOC128142947 gene encoding histone H2A-beta, sperm-like, whose protein sequence is MSGAEEVCAVPEREREPEATCSGGLSEGGEAKAKKSRSSRSSRAGLLFPVSRVDRQLRRGRFAERFGARAPVYLAAVLQWVTHKTMDAAGKISKKSKQQRISPSHLQAAVRKSSLLKQLLRGGVPRRGGRAVPRSQRVASPPKKETTKSKKRRPRRRAAPARATAAGE, encoded by the coding sequence ATGTCCGGAGCAGAGGAGGTCTGCGCGGTGCCCGAGCGGGAGAGGGAGCCCGAAGCGACGTGTTCCGGGGGCCTCTCCGAAGGCGGCGAAGCAAAGGCCAAAAAGAGCCGCTCCTCCCGGTCCTCCCGGGCCGGGCTGCTCTTCCCGGTGAGCCGCGTAGACAGGCAGCTGCGCAGAGGCCGCTTTGCCGAGCGCTTTGGAGCCAGGGCCCCCGTCTATCTGGCTGCGGTGCTGCAGTGGGTGACGCACAAGACCATGGACGCGGCCGGCAAGATTTCCAAGAAGAGCAAGCAGCAGCGCATTTCTCCGTCGCACTTGCAGGCGGCGGTGCGGAAGAGCTCTCTGCTCAAGCAGCTCCTGCGAGGCGGCGTGCCCAGGCGTGGCGGCAGGGCTGTCCCCCGAAGCCAGCGTGTGGCCTCGCCGCCCAAAAAGGAGACGACCAAGAGTAAGAAGAGACGCCCCAGGCGAAGGGCCGCACCTGCCCGTGCCACTGCTGCTGGCGAGTGA